A region of Paenibacillus thiaminolyticus DNA encodes the following proteins:
- a CDS encoding PrkA family serine protein kinase yields the protein MDIFKRISEHRAESERLAWTGTFKEYVELLRRDPTPAMTAHARVYEMIASHGVEEVDGHKRYAFFEKEIFGLDRAVHKLVEEYFHSAAKRLDVRKRILLLMGPVSGGKSTLVTMLKRGLEQFSRTEKGAVYAIKGCPMHEEPLHLIPNELRAEVEHELGVRIEGNLCPACQMRLRTEYGNDIERVPVERVLISEENRIGIGTFSPSDPKSQDIADLTGSIDFSTITEFGSESDPRAYRFDGELNKANRGLMEFQEMLKCDEKFLWNLLSLTQEGNFKAGRFALISADELIVAHTNESEYKAFIANKKNEALQSRMIVMPIPYNLKVSEEEKIYAKLINQSDMKHVHISPHALRAAAIFSILTRLKESKKQGMDLVKKMRMYDGEEVEGYKENDLKEMQSEFSEEGMSGVDPRYVINRISSALIKQDLQCINALDVLRALKDGLDQHASITKEERERYLNYISVARKEYDNLAKKEVQKAFVYSFEESAKTLFENYLDNIEAFCNWKKIRDPLTDEEMDPDERLMRSIEEQIGVSENAKKAFREEILIRLSSYSRKGRKFDYNSHERLREAVEKKLFADLKDIVKITTSTKTPDENQLKRINEVSARLMEEHGYCPVCANELLRYVGSLLNR from the coding sequence ATGGATATTTTCAAGCGGATTTCGGAGCACCGCGCCGAGAGCGAACGATTGGCCTGGACCGGTACCTTTAAAGAATATGTGGAATTGCTGCGTCGAGATCCGACACCTGCGATGACGGCTCATGCACGCGTGTATGAGATGATTGCGTCACACGGCGTAGAGGAGGTTGACGGGCATAAGCGATATGCCTTCTTCGAGAAGGAAATCTTCGGTCTGGACCGTGCCGTTCACAAGCTGGTCGAGGAGTATTTCCATTCGGCAGCCAAACGTCTTGATGTGCGCAAGCGCATCCTGCTGCTGATGGGTCCGGTGAGCGGCGGCAAATCAACGTTGGTCACGATGCTGAAGCGGGGCTTGGAGCAATTCTCGCGCACGGAGAAGGGAGCCGTCTATGCGATCAAGGGCTGCCCGATGCATGAGGAGCCTCTGCATCTGATTCCGAATGAACTGAGAGCTGAGGTGGAGCATGAGCTGGGCGTACGCATCGAGGGCAATCTGTGCCCTGCGTGCCAGATGCGGCTCCGCACCGAATACGGGAACGACATCGAGCGAGTACCGGTCGAACGCGTCCTGATCTCCGAGGAGAACCGCATCGGCATCGGCACCTTCAGTCCGTCCGATCCGAAGTCCCAGGATATCGCGGATCTGACCGGAAGCATCGATTTCTCGACGATAACGGAATTCGGATCGGAGTCCGACCCGCGGGCTTACCGCTTCGATGGGGAGTTGAACAAGGCGAACCGCGGCTTGATGGAGTTCCAGGAGATGCTCAAATGCGACGAGAAATTTCTCTGGAATCTGTTGTCGCTTACCCAGGAGGGCAATTTCAAGGCGGGAAGATTTGCGCTGATCAGCGCGGATGAGCTGATCGTGGCCCACACCAACGAATCGGAGTACAAGGCCTTCATTGCCAACAAAAAAAATGAAGCGCTTCAGTCCCGCATGATCGTAATGCCGATACCGTACAATCTCAAAGTGTCCGAGGAAGAAAAAATATACGCCAAGCTGATTAACCAGAGCGACATGAAGCATGTTCACATCTCGCCGCATGCGCTGCGGGCCGCCGCTATCTTCTCCATTCTGACCCGGCTCAAGGAGTCGAAGAAGCAGGGCATGGATCTGGTCAAAAAGATGCGCATGTACGACGGTGAAGAGGTTGAGGGCTATAAAGAGAATGATTTGAAGGAAATGCAGAGCGAATTTTCCGAGGAAGGGATGTCGGGGGTTGACCCGCGCTACGTCATTAACCGGATATCGAGCGCCTTAATCAAGCAGGATCTGCAATGCATCAACGCGTTGGATGTGCTGCGAGCGTTGAAGGACGGTCTGGATCAGCATGCTTCGATTACGAAGGAGGAGCGGGAGCGGTACCTGAATTACATCTCGGTGGCGCGCAAGGAATACGACAATCTGGCGAAGAAGGAAGTGCAGAAAGCCTTCGTCTACTCCTTCGAGGAGTCGGCGAAGACGCTGTTCGAGAATTATCTTGATAACATTGAAGCCTTCTGCAATTGGAAAAAAATCCGCGATCCGCTTACCGACGAGGAGATGGATCCGGATGAGCGGCTGATGCGCTCCATCGAGGAACAGATCGGCGTATCGGAAAATGCGAAGAAAGCGTTCCGCGAGGAAATTTTAATCCGCTTATCCTCGTATTCCCGCAAAGGACGGAAGTTCGATTACAACAGTCACGAACGGCTGCGGGAAGCGGTCGAGAAGAAGCTGTTCGCTGATTTGAAGGATATCGTGAAAATTACGACCTCGACGAAGACGCCGGACGAGAATCAATTGAAGCGCATCAACGAGGTGTCCGCCCGGTTAATGGAGGAGCACGGCTATTGCCCGGTCTGCGCGAACGAACTGCTGCGTTATGTGGGCAGCCTGTTGAACCGCTAA
- a CDS encoding DUF2161 family putative PD-(D/E)XK-type phosphodiesterase — MEALDQHEAKPARAAARKESELYAPLKAFFEARGYIVRGEVRHCDLVAMRTEDEEGQQEPPIIVELKPSFNLTLVLQALERQKLSPQVYVAVEKKKGGKGHSVSSLRQLCGKLGIGFLLVTFYKRKAPFVEIVCMPAGSEASYMETRPVKTRAARLVREFSARSGDYNVGGTTKQPLVTAYREKALRAAHCLADGPLRAAAVRDGSGVGDAAAILQRNYYGWFERISRGVYALTGEGREALERYAHVVRDWRKPEDGTAEVTGLPMAGDT; from the coding sequence ATGGAAGCTTTAGACCAACATGAAGCAAAGCCGGCCAGAGCGGCGGCACGGAAGGAATCGGAGCTGTACGCTCCGTTGAAAGCATTCTTCGAAGCCAGGGGATATATCGTGCGCGGCGAGGTGCGCCATTGCGATCTGGTCGCGATGCGGACCGAGGATGAAGAGGGGCAGCAGGAACCGCCGATTATTGTAGAATTGAAGCCTTCCTTCAATCTGACGCTTGTCCTGCAGGCTCTCGAACGGCAAAAGTTGTCGCCGCAGGTGTATGTCGCTGTCGAGAAAAAAAAGGGAGGCAAAGGTCACTCCGTCTCTTCCCTGCGCCAGCTGTGCGGCAAGCTCGGTATCGGCTTCCTGCTTGTCACGTTCTACAAGCGCAAGGCCCCGTTCGTCGAGATCGTCTGTATGCCGGCCGGTTCGGAGGCCAGCTACATGGAGACACGGCCCGTGAAGACGAGAGCAGCCCGGCTCGTGCGCGAATTCAGCGCCCGCAGCGGGGATTACAATGTGGGAGGCACGACCAAGCAGCCGCTCGTGACGGCTTATCGGGAGAAGGCGCTGCGCGCGGCGCATTGCCTGGCGGACGGCCCGCTCCGGGCCGCTGCCGTACGGGACGGCAGCGGCGTCGGCGATGCGGCCGCCATCCTGCAGCGCAATTATTACGGCTGGTTCGAGCGCATCAGCCGCGGCGTCTACGCACTGACCGGAGAAGGGCGTGAGGCGCTGGAGCGGTACGCCCATGTCGTGCGCGATTGGCGCAAGCCCGAGGACGGGACGGCAGAGGTTACCGGCCTGCCGATGGCGGGCGATACATAA
- a CDS encoding PLP-dependent aminotransferase family protein produces the protein MQYSFSTRVSSVESSAVRDILKLTQGKSIISFAGGLPAEEYFPMEAIRYAADRVLQQSPQALQYGLTEGTIVLRERLGARLGSHRNIPAAVDEILITSGSQQALDLFARAMLDPGDTVLVENPTYLACLQVLGMNQANIVPVDSDDQGMIPEDAAEKLKRHKPKFVYVVPTFGNPTGRVWSVERRQALLNLCREHGTVILEDDPYGELRFTSDRVPSIAALEGETGHRLVAYTSTFSKTVAPGLRTGWTVADRQIIGMMARAKQSADLHTSVLDQLILSEMLLPEVFKLDDHIHKLSSIYKERMETMEAELSRSIWSSSVWNKPQGGMFFWVELPEGLDSKTLLTCAVDKGVAFVPGTPFYAGEPKRNTMRLNFSFAEPDVIRTGMERLSEAASEFLGRYAGE, from the coding sequence ATGCAATACTCATTCTCTACCCGCGTGTCATCCGTCGAAAGCTCGGCCGTACGCGATATTTTAAAATTAACGCAAGGAAAATCGATCATCTCGTTCGCAGGAGGCCTGCCAGCCGAAGAATACTTCCCGATGGAAGCGATTCGCTATGCGGCAGATCGCGTGCTGCAGCAAAGCCCGCAAGCGCTTCAATACGGCCTGACGGAAGGGACGATCGTATTGCGGGAGCGTCTGGGAGCCCGTCTCGGATCGCATCGGAACATTCCGGCTGCTGTCGATGAGATTCTGATTACGAGCGGATCGCAACAGGCGCTGGATCTGTTCGCACGGGCCATGCTGGATCCGGGGGATACGGTCCTTGTGGAAAATCCGACCTATCTGGCCTGCCTGCAGGTGCTGGGCATGAATCAAGCGAACATCGTCCCGGTGGACAGCGACGACCAAGGCATGATCCCCGAGGATGCGGCGGAGAAGCTGAAGCGGCATAAGCCGAAGTTCGTCTATGTGGTTCCGACGTTCGGCAATCCGACCGGCCGGGTATGGAGCGTCGAGCGGAGACAAGCGCTGCTGAATCTGTGCCGGGAGCATGGAACGGTCATCCTGGAGGACGACCCGTATGGGGAATTGCGGTTCACTTCAGATCGCGTGCCCAGTATCGCTGCATTGGAGGGCGAGACGGGTCATCGTCTCGTCGCTTATACAAGCACGTTCAGCAAGACGGTCGCGCCTGGATTACGAACCGGGTGGACGGTCGCCGATCGCCAGATTATTGGCATGATGGCGCGGGCGAAGCAATCGGCTGATCTGCATACCAGTGTGCTGGATCAGCTGATTTTGAGCGAGATGCTGCTGCCGGAAGTGTTCAAGCTCGATGATCATATCCATAAATTGTCTTCTATCTACAAGGAAAGAATGGAGACGATGGAAGCAGAACTGTCCCGAAGCATCTGGAGCAGCTCCGTCTGGAACAAGCCGCAAGGCGGCATGTTCTTCTGGGTGGAACTGCCGGAGGGACTGGATTCCAAGACGCTGCTGACTTGCGCCGTCGACAAGGGCGTCGCCTTCGTGCCGGGAACGCCATTCTATGCCGGAGAGCCGAAGCGCAACACGATGCGGCTCAACTTCTCCTTCGCGGAGCCGGACGTGATCCGCACGGGCATGGAGCGGCTGAGCGAAGCCGCATCCGAATTCCTCGGCCGCTATGCCGGCGAGTAG
- a CDS encoding phosphodiester glycosidase family protein, with the protein MNVRVKQINRLFMLITAPFIGMMIWMLASTLHVTAEVDWSPPPEPAGWTDKNEKLYISLDEAQHTASFTVKAIQKTSALYRQTTQAMNDIVSTAGTQAKRPEQIYDRRISAKLGTVKERIDSDKLRAELYRINQPTYQGYAMKVKLKDPSAMRLTLGKDKYGGSETTMQAVKRYGAVAGINAGGFADGKGNRYPLGTTVMDGEYVHSFEPTYKDLAFVGLDAGGKLIGGKFSEKQQLDTLKPQHGATFVPALLKNGRKLAIPQKWQSSRAPRTVIGNYKDDQLLILVADGYDEKGSSGAKLEELQAKLSNLGVIDAYNLDGGGSSSLIFNGRVVNNPSDGELRALPTHFLFFK; encoded by the coding sequence ATGAATGTTCGAGTGAAACAAATAAACCGGCTGTTCATGCTAATTACCGCCCCGTTCATAGGGATGATGATCTGGATGCTGGCCTCCACGCTACACGTCACGGCAGAGGTGGACTGGTCCCCGCCTCCCGAGCCGGCGGGCTGGACGGACAAGAACGAGAAGCTGTACATAAGCTTGGATGAGGCGCAACATACGGCCTCCTTCACGGTAAAAGCCATACAGAAGACGTCGGCCCTGTACCGGCAGACGACCCAGGCGATGAATGATATCGTCAGCACCGCCGGCACGCAGGCGAAGCGTCCGGAGCAAATCTATGACCGTCGCATCTCGGCCAAGCTTGGCACCGTGAAGGAACGAATCGACAGTGACAAGCTGCGGGCCGAATTGTACCGGATTAACCAGCCGACCTATCAGGGCTATGCCATGAAGGTGAAGCTGAAGGATCCGTCCGCCATGCGCCTGACGTTGGGCAAGGACAAATACGGCGGGTCCGAGACGACCATGCAGGCCGTCAAGCGCTACGGCGCCGTCGCCGGAATCAATGCCGGCGGGTTCGCGGACGGGAAGGGCAACCGCTATCCGCTCGGCACGACGGTCATGGACGGGGAATATGTCCATTCGTTCGAGCCGACCTACAAAGACTTGGCGTTCGTCGGACTCGATGCCGGCGGGAAGCTGATCGGCGGCAAATTTTCGGAAAAGCAGCAATTGGATACATTGAAGCCGCAGCATGGGGCTACCTTCGTGCCGGCGCTGCTTAAGAACGGCCGCAAGCTGGCGATACCGCAGAAATGGCAATCTTCCCGGGCTCCGCGCACCGTTATCGGCAATTATAAGGATGATCAATTATTAATCCTCGTCGCGGATGGGTATGATGAGAAGGGAAGCTCCGGCGCCAAGCTGGAGGAGCTGCAGGCGAAGCTGTCGAACCTTGGCGTCATCGATGCCTACAATCTCGATGGCGGTGGCTCCTCGTCGCTTATCTTCAACGGCCGGGTGGTCAACAACCCGTCGGACGGAGAGCTTCGGGCGTTGCCGACTCACTTTTTATTTTTCAAATAA
- a CDS encoding AbrB/MazE/SpoVT family DNA-binding domain-containing protein produces the protein MKPAGVVRKVDQLGRIVLPKSLRKRYQMNEGDPVEILVQGDHIILERYRPKCVFCGSMDGVAEFKERYICSPCMNEMTHLVR, from the coding sequence ATGAAACCTGCCGGAGTAGTCCGTAAAGTCGATCAACTGGGACGCATTGTGTTGCCCAAATCATTGAGAAAACGTTACCAGATGAACGAGGGGGATCCTGTCGAAATTTTGGTGCAAGGCGACCATATTATTCTGGAGCGCTACCGTCCGAAGTGCGTATTTTGCGGGTCCATGGATGGAGTCGCTGAATTCAAGGAACGATACATATGTTCTCCATGCATGAATGAGATGACGCATCTCGTTCGCTAG
- the trmL gene encoding tRNA (uridine(34)/cytosine(34)/5-carboxymethylaminomethyluridine(34)-2'-O)-methyltransferase TrmL, producing MALHIVLVEPEIPANTGNIARTCAATGTHLHLVRPLGFRTDDATLKRAGLDYWYAVHIEYHDSFQEVLDQYADSRFFYATTKADKCYSELSFQDGDFLVFGKETKGLPPELIEANRATCMRMPMTDKVRSLNLSNSAAIIVYEALRQLDFPGLLK from the coding sequence ATGGCACTGCATATCGTGCTTGTGGAACCGGAAATTCCGGCCAATACCGGCAACATCGCCCGCACCTGTGCCGCGACAGGCACCCACCTGCATCTTGTGCGGCCGCTGGGCTTCCGGACGGATGACGCGACGTTGAAGCGTGCCGGTCTGGATTATTGGTACGCTGTCCATATCGAATATCATGATTCGTTCCAAGAGGTGCTGGATCAATACGCGGATTCGCGTTTTTTTTATGCCACGACCAAGGCGGACAAATGCTACAGCGAGCTCTCGTTCCAGGACGGCGACTTCCTGGTCTTCGGCAAAGAGACGAAAGGGCTGCCTCCCGAGCTGATCGAGGCAAACCGCGCTACGTGCATGCGCATGCCGATGACCGACAAGGTCCGATCGCTCAATTTGTCGAATTCGGCGGCGATCATTGTCTACGAAGCGCTGCGCCAGCTCGATTTTCCCGGCCTGCTCAAATAG
- a CDS encoding response regulator transcription factor, which yields MKSKILVVDDEPSISTLIEYNLKLAGYEVMCVYDGEAVFDVLPAFRPDLIVLDRMLPKSSGLEVCRKLRERSNMVPVIMLTAMQEVGDKIDGLNNGADDYMTKPFSPQELISRIQAVMRRIRSLPLHDDGQVYQIGPLTVMADQREVKLDERSIELTPKEFELLVFLCRHRGKVLSRQQLLQGVWDYHFLGDTRIVDVHISHLRDKLEKNARNPEYIMTIRNVGYKLTEPARRHLAVEG from the coding sequence ATGAAGTCCAAAATACTTGTCGTTGACGATGAGCCATCCATCTCTACCCTCATTGAATATAATCTGAAGCTGGCCGGTTACGAGGTCATGTGTGTCTACGATGGAGAAGCGGTATTCGACGTGCTTCCCGCCTTCCGGCCCGATCTGATCGTGCTGGACCGCATGCTGCCCAAGAGCAGCGGCCTGGAAGTATGCCGCAAGCTGCGCGAGCGGAGCAATATGGTGCCGGTCATCATGCTTACCGCCATGCAGGAGGTCGGAGACAAGATCGACGGGCTGAACAACGGGGCCGACGACTATATGACGAAGCCCTTCTCTCCGCAGGAGCTGATCTCCCGTATTCAGGCGGTCATGCGCCGCATCCGTTCCTTGCCGCTGCATGACGACGGCCAGGTCTATCAGATCGGACCGCTCACCGTCATGGCCGATCAGCGGGAAGTGAAGCTGGACGAGCGCTCCATCGAGCTGACGCCGAAGGAATTCGAGCTGCTCGTCTTCCTGTGCCGGCACCGCGGCAAAGTGCTGAGCCGGCAGCAGCTTCTGCAGGGCGTCTGGGACTATCATTTTCTCGGGGATACCCGTATCGTCGACGTCCATATCAGCCACCTGCGCGACAAGCTCGAAAAGAATGCGCGCAATCCCGAATATATTATGACGATCCGCAACGTCGGCTATAAGCTGACCGAGCCAGCCCGGCGCCACCTCGCCGTGGAAGGATAA
- a CDS encoding PTS transporter subunit EIIC, with product MADQYKQLAGEIYKTVGGKSNIESFFNCMTRLRIKVIDEEKVDIDALKQLEGVAGVVQEDTLQIIIGPGKVNHVREELDKIYKNDGEENEEDIDIKEISKQNKENFRKKHKNPLQQFIRRLANIFVPIIPALVACGLINGISKAVPQILNTALGIDFTQHTFILILQAIGGVLFTYLAILVGLNTAKEFGGTPVLGAIAGGLIINPAIADISVFGEKLVPGNGGIVSVLLSVALMSYIEKQIRKKVPASLDIIVTPTTTLFITGLLTYFVFMPVGGFIAKGITQLLMGLLDVGGIAAGFILGASFLPLLATGLHQGFFPFHLELINQTGNDPLFTIQAMGGAGQVGAALAILARTRKKTLKRAILGALPVGFLGIGEPLLYGVTLPLGRPFLTACLGAGVGGAVIAYFQVASISIGVAGLSLFPLIDGGLNGMFGYAAGILTAYGCGFLFTYFFGFKETMAGQFK from the coding sequence ATGGCTGATCAATATAAGCAATTAGCTGGTGAAATATATAAGACGGTAGGCGGTAAGAGCAATATCGAATCCTTTTTTAATTGTATGACCCGGTTAAGAATTAAGGTAATTGACGAAGAAAAGGTTGATATCGATGCTTTAAAGCAGCTTGAAGGCGTGGCAGGAGTGGTACAAGAAGATACTCTTCAAATCATTATCGGGCCGGGTAAAGTAAATCATGTCCGGGAAGAGCTTGATAAAATTTATAAAAATGATGGAGAAGAAAATGAAGAAGATATCGATATTAAAGAAATTTCCAAACAAAACAAAGAAAATTTTCGCAAGAAACATAAGAATCCGCTCCAACAATTTATTCGCCGGTTAGCCAATATATTCGTTCCCATTATTCCTGCGCTTGTCGCATGCGGCTTAATTAACGGTATTTCGAAAGCGGTTCCACAAATTTTAAACACGGCACTGGGAATCGATTTTACGCAACATACGTTTATTTTGATTTTACAAGCAATTGGGGGCGTTTTATTTACTTATTTAGCTATTTTGGTAGGTCTTAACACGGCAAAAGAATTTGGGGGAACTCCCGTCCTGGGTGCGATCGCAGGCGGGCTAATTATTAATCCGGCGATTGCAGACATTTCTGTATTCGGAGAAAAACTCGTTCCAGGCAACGGGGGAATCGTGAGCGTTCTTCTCTCGGTTGCTCTCATGTCCTATATCGAGAAGCAAATCCGAAAAAAAGTGCCGGCTTCTTTAGATATTATTGTTACGCCAACGACTACACTCTTCATTACCGGGTTGTTGACCTATTTCGTTTTTATGCCCGTAGGAGGATTTATTGCCAAGGGGATCACGCAGCTATTAATGGGCTTATTAGATGTTGGCGGAATTGCAGCCGGCTTTATTCTGGGAGCGTCATTCCTGCCTTTGCTAGCAACCGGATTGCACCAAGGATTTTTCCCTTTTCACTTGGAGCTTATTAATCAGACGGGCAATGACCCGCTTTTTACCATTCAGGCTATGGGCGGGGCAGGTCAAGTGGGGGCTGCACTAGCCATCCTCGCTAGAACTAGGAAAAAAACCTTGAAACGAGCGATTCTCGGAGCTTTGCCGGTAGGCTTTCTAGGTATTGGAGAACCATTGTTATACGGTGTCACCTTACCATTGGGGCGGCCATTTTTGACGGCTTGCTTAGGGGCAGGCGTTGGCGGAGCTGTTATCGCCTATTTCCAGGTCGCTTCCATATCGATTGGAGTCGCCGGTTTGTCTTTATTTCCGCTTATAGACGGCGGGTTGAATGGAATGTTCGGCTATGCAGCAGGTATTTTGACAGCTTACGGCTGCGGGTTTTTATTTACGTATTTTTTTGGATTTAAAGAAACGATGGCAGGACAATTCAAGTGA
- a CDS encoding MurR/RpiR family transcriptional regulator → MGYGGITLIKQILHQFSPSERKIADYIINHPEEVIHMTAKEVGEATQSSSAGVVRLSKAMGLSGWQELKILIASESKEPESVEYREVSKGESVGDIISKISNNTYSILEQTKKLVDEKKCEQVIRLMHEAKRIHFYGIGASYVVALDAMQKWTKINKDSTSLSDTHLLSSVISNADKNDLLFAISFSGETKEVTRLAEIAKNKGIQVISLTKFSKNPLSKMADVSLYSTSTEEPIFRTAATISRISQMLVMDILFFSYVSTYYHDSIKAIDNSRTIVREFKDSL, encoded by the coding sequence GTGGGATATGGCGGTATTACGTTAATTAAACAAATTTTGCACCAGTTTTCCCCTTCTGAAAGAAAAATAGCGGACTACATCATTAATCATCCCGAAGAAGTGATTCATATGACCGCGAAAGAGGTTGGGGAAGCGACGCAATCAAGCAGCGCCGGCGTCGTTCGTTTATCCAAGGCGATGGGATTATCCGGTTGGCAAGAACTGAAGATTTTAATCGCAAGCGAGAGCAAGGAGCCGGAGTCGGTTGAGTACCGTGAAGTGTCTAAAGGCGAATCTGTCGGCGATATCATTTCTAAAATATCGAACAATACCTATTCCATACTGGAGCAAACAAAAAAATTAGTAGACGAGAAAAAGTGTGAACAAGTGATCCGGCTCATGCACGAAGCAAAAAGGATTCATTTTTATGGCATCGGCGCATCTTATGTGGTGGCGTTAGATGCGATGCAGAAGTGGACCAAAATAAATAAGGACTCCACTTCTTTATCTGACACTCATTTGTTGTCAAGTGTCATCTCCAATGCGGATAAAAATGATTTATTGTTCGCGATTTCCTTTTCAGGAGAAACGAAAGAAGTTACAAGACTAGCGGAAATAGCAAAAAACAAAGGAATCCAGGTCATTTCATTGACAAAGTTTTCAAAAAACCCGCTCTCCAAAATGGCCGATGTTTCTTTATATTCAACTTCTACAGAGGAGCCGATTTTTAGAACTGCCGCTACCATATCACGAATATCACAAATGCTTGTCATGGACATCTTGTTTTTCTCCTATGTATCGACGTATTACCACGATTCCATTAAAGCAATTGATAACAGCAGAACTATCGTCAGGGAATTTAAAGACAGCTTATAA
- the murQ gene encoding N-acetylmuramic acid 6-phosphate etherase codes for MTHLDRLCTEMRNEKTMNLDSLHPIEIVKLINEEDKKVALSVEKELGNIAMAIEEIVKRRKKGGRLIYIGAGTSGRLGIIDSVECPPTFSASYDEVIGIIAGGKNAFVRAGEGAEDCEDAAVEDLKQIDLKPEDSVIGITASGRTPYVLAALAYANEIGALTIALTANSNSIAGDTANIRIETETGPEVLTGSTRMKAATAHKMVLNMISTGTMIQLGKVYENLMVDVHVSNEKLRHRAIGIIQTITGLSKEKAQQIFEQANGEVKAAIVMHKKQVTYEEASKYLEKHAGHIRKALEEGAE; via the coding sequence TTGACACATCTTGATCGATTATGTACGGAAATGCGAAATGAAAAAACGATGAATCTGGATTCTTTACATCCCATTGAAATCGTCAAGTTAATCAATGAAGAAGATAAAAAAGTGGCTTTATCTGTTGAGAAAGAGCTGGGAAATATCGCTATGGCCATAGAGGAAATCGTGAAACGAAGAAAAAAAGGCGGCCGCCTAATCTATATTGGAGCGGGAACAAGCGGAAGACTGGGAATTATTGATTCCGTTGAATGTCCTCCAACCTTTAGCGCTTCTTATGATGAGGTCATCGGTATTATTGCCGGAGGGAAGAATGCATTTGTTCGAGCCGGGGAAGGAGCGGAAGACTGTGAAGATGCTGCCGTAGAAGATTTGAAACAAATCGATCTCAAGCCGGAGGATAGCGTGATTGGCATTACAGCAAGCGGCAGAACCCCTTATGTGTTGGCAGCTCTTGCGTATGCCAATGAAATTGGGGCCTTAACGATTGCGCTGACAGCCAATTCGAATTCAATCGCTGGTGATACAGCAAATATCCGGATTGAGACAGAGACAGGTCCCGAGGTGTTAACCGGTTCGACAAGGATGAAAGCAGCAACGGCACATAAAATGGTGTTGAATATGATTTCAACGGGTACGATGATTCAGCTTGGAAAAGTGTATGAGAATTTAATGGTCGACGTTCATGTCAGCAACGAAAAACTGCGTCATCGAGCGATCGGGATTATTCAAACGATTACAGGGTTGTCCAAAGAGAAAGCACAACAGATTTTTGAACAAGCCAACGGCGAAGTGAAAGCTGCGATTGTCATGCACAAGAAACAAGTAACTTATGAGGAAGCCAGTAAATATTTAGAAAAGCATGCAGGGCATATTCGAAAGGCGCTGGAGGAAGGAGCCGAATAA